A single Methylomonas sp. AM2-LC DNA region contains:
- a CDS encoding ABC transporter substrate-binding protein: protein MNVILTKRLRLVTALVATVLFSNVQADGEQYFPLQSYRIGPYAAGGSGFFGGFIDYLQYVNLKDGGVNGVKLTWSECETEYVVEKGVECYERLKQGLNGAPAAATNPLSVGIAYATLDRSTADKLPLITINHGRTDSTDGSVFPYIFPLQLNPYSEVSAIINYIGSKVGGVDKLKGQKIVTLFHGSPYGKETNPILELLAKKYGFELTLLEVPHPGNEQQSQWLNIRRIKPDWVILRGWGVMNPVALKTAQKTGFPADHIIGNIWSNSEDDAAPAGNAAKGFISITTHPSGINFPVIQDIDKYVVQAKKGNLEDPKRFGTVYYNLGVVNGILNVEAVRVAQEKFGKRPLTGEEVRWGFENIKLDQKRLEELGALGLVQPLKLSCSDHEGGGAVRFQQWDGSKWNVISDWIQADRALLRPIIEESSHKYATEKGITPRDCSKES from the coding sequence ATGAATGTTATTCTAACTAAACGCTTGCGGTTGGTTACTGCTCTGGTGGCAACTGTTTTATTTTCTAATGTACAAGCCGATGGAGAACAATATTTTCCACTACAAAGCTACCGTATTGGCCCTTACGCGGCTGGTGGTTCTGGTTTTTTTGGCGGATTTATTGATTATCTGCAATATGTCAATTTAAAAGACGGTGGGGTAAACGGCGTCAAATTGACATGGAGCGAATGCGAAACCGAATATGTTGTTGAAAAAGGCGTGGAATGTTATGAGCGTCTCAAGCAAGGCTTAAATGGTGCGCCAGCAGCGGCCACCAATCCTTTGTCAGTGGGTATTGCTTATGCAACGCTGGATCGTTCTACGGCGGATAAGTTACCACTGATTACTATCAATCACGGACGCACAGATTCTACCGATGGTAGTGTGTTTCCTTATATTTTTCCGCTGCAATTAAATCCCTATAGTGAGGTTTCTGCCATTATCAACTATATCGGTTCAAAAGTAGGCGGTGTTGATAAACTGAAAGGGCAGAAAATCGTTACACTTTTTCATGGTTCGCCCTATGGAAAAGAAACCAATCCTATTTTGGAGTTGTTAGCTAAAAAATATGGTTTTGAACTGACTTTGTTAGAAGTACCGCATCCTGGTAATGAACAACAATCGCAATGGCTAAATATACGTCGAATCAAACCAGACTGGGTGATATTGCGCGGTTGGGGGGTTATGAATCCGGTGGCTTTAAAAACAGCACAAAAAACTGGTTTTCCAGCAGATCATATTATTGGCAATATCTGGAGCAATTCTGAAGACGATGCAGCACCTGCGGGTAATGCGGCCAAAGGCTTTATTTCTATTACTACCCATCCATCGGGTATTAATTTCCCTGTTATTCAGGATATTGATAAATATGTTGTGCAAGCCAAAAAAGGCAATTTGGAAGATCCAAAACGTTTCGGCACCGTTTATTACAATCTGGGTGTAGTTAATGGCATTTTGAATGTAGAGGCGGTAAGGGTAGCGCAAGAGAAATTTGGCAAACGTCCGCTCACTGGCGAAGAAGTTCGTTGGGGATTTGAGAATATTAAATTAGATCAGAAACGACTGGAAGAGTTAGGTGCATTAGGTCTTGTACAGCCACTTAAACTAAGCTGTTCAGATCATGAAGGCGGTGGTGCTGTCAGATTCCAACAATGGGATGGTAGTAAATGGAATGTTATTTCTGACTGGATACAGGCAGACCGTGCATTACTGAGACCGATTATTGAAGAATCCTCACATAAATATGCAACTGAAAAGGGCATAACACCACGTGACTGCTCAAAAGAGTCTTAA
- a CDS encoding branched-chain amino acid ABC transporter permease — MNFFFEVLVGGLLAGVMYSLVAIGFVLIYKASKVFNFAQGSMVLFSALTFVSLLERGVTFWVAFFITLLSMILLAWVIERYVLRKLVNRSPITLFMATLGLSYIIEGLAQLLWGAQVHGLDLGINDEPFEFQGLLLSQFDLFASAVAGTLVIFLSVFFNKTRTGIALRAVADDQLAALAVGIDLQKLWLIVWAVAGFVGLVAGLLWGARLGVQFSLSLVVLKALPVLIIGGFTSISGSILGGLIIGASEKLAEVFIGPYLGGGIENWFPYVLAMLFLLIRPAGIFGEREIERV; from the coding sequence ATGAATTTTTTCTTTGAAGTATTGGTTGGTGGTTTATTAGCCGGTGTGATGTATTCGCTGGTCGCCATTGGTTTTGTGTTGATATACAAAGCATCTAAAGTGTTTAATTTTGCCCAAGGCTCAATGGTACTTTTCTCTGCTCTGACTTTCGTCAGCTTGTTGGAAAGAGGCGTGACATTTTGGGTGGCATTTTTTATAACCTTGCTGAGTATGATACTACTAGCTTGGGTGATTGAGCGTTATGTGTTGCGTAAATTAGTAAATCGTTCACCGATTACCTTGTTTATGGCTACCTTGGGTTTGAGCTATATCATCGAAGGTTTGGCGCAGTTGTTATGGGGTGCGCAAGTGCATGGACTTGATTTGGGCATTAATGATGAACCTTTCGAGTTTCAAGGATTATTGCTGTCTCAGTTTGATTTATTTGCCTCTGCGGTTGCAGGCACTTTAGTTATTTTCTTATCCGTTTTTTTTAACAAAACACGCACGGGCATTGCGTTGCGGGCAGTTGCTGATGATCAATTAGCCGCTTTAGCCGTGGGTATTGATTTACAAAAACTGTGGTTGATCGTTTGGGCTGTTGCTGGTTTTGTCGGTTTGGTTGCCGGGTTATTATGGGGCGCGCGTCTAGGGGTGCAATTTTCCTTGTCTCTGGTGGTATTAAAAGCCTTGCCCGTTTTAATCATCGGCGGCTTTACGTCTATCTCTGGCTCTATTCTTGGTGGACTGATTATTGGGGCCTCCGAAAAATTGGCAGAAGTGTTCATCGGCCCGTATTTGGGAGGTGGTATTGAAAATTGGTTCCCTTATGTATTGGCCATGTTGTTTTTGCTGATTAGGCCTGCTGGAATTTTTGGTGAACGAGAAATTGAACGTGTGTAA
- a CDS encoding DUF6691 family protein yields MSKNLYAFLFGIIFGLGLIIAQMTNPEKVLAFLDVAGDWDPSLALVMASALLVLGVSLRLFKSYANSDAETQQQNCDASTSGIDGKLVLGAAVFGTGWGLSGICPGPAIVDLSSGLQGNYVFAGAMFAGFFLFHILHSKR; encoded by the coding sequence ATGTCTAAAAACTTATACGCTTTTCTGTTCGGCATCATTTTTGGGTTGGGTTTAATCATTGCCCAGATGACCAATCCTGAAAAAGTTTTGGCTTTTTTAGATGTGGCTGGCGATTGGGACCCTAGTCTGGCTCTGGTGATGGCAAGTGCATTACTCGTGCTTGGCGTTTCACTAAGGCTGTTTAAATCATACGCCAATTCTGATGCAGAAACACAGCAACAAAATTGCGATGCATCAACTTCAGGTATAGATGGCAAACTTGTTTTAGGTGCCGCAGTCTTTGGAACAGGCTGGGGCTTATCTGGTATCTGTCCAGGACCCGCTATCGTTGACTTAAGCAGTGGTTTGCAAGGCAACTATGTTTTTGCGGGAGCTATGTTTGCCGGATTTTTCCTATTTCATATTCTGCATAGCAAACGCTGA
- a CDS encoding YeeE/YedE thiosulfate transporter family protein has protein sequence MAEITVLSALAGGSLIGLASALLFIKFKRVAGISGIAAGILRPRDSETGWRLWFLLGLLLSAPLYRLLELEIPIHIQTPLLVLAISGLLVGYGTRLGGGCTSGHGVCGIARLSVRSMVATLVFMLTAGISVFIVRHIL, from the coding sequence ATGGCGGAAATAACTGTTTTATCAGCATTAGCAGGGGGCTCTCTCATTGGATTGGCTTCCGCTTTACTGTTTATTAAGTTTAAACGAGTAGCCGGTATTTCCGGCATTGCTGCTGGCATACTGCGACCACGAGATAGCGAAACGGGATGGCGATTGTGGTTTCTTCTCGGATTATTGCTGAGCGCTCCCTTATATAGACTGTTGGAATTGGAAATACCCATCCATATCCAGACACCGTTGCTAGTGTTGGCTATTTCTGGCTTGCTGGTTGGTTACGGTACCCGTTTGGGTGGCGGCTGCACTAGTGGTCATGGCGTCTGTGGTATCGCCAGACTATCAGTGCGCTCAATGGTTGCTACCTTGGTTTTCATGCTGACCGCTGGCATCAGTGTCTTTATAGTTCGCCACATTCTCTAA
- a CDS encoding ABC transporter ATP-binding protein has translation MNTTNILLSLDNISLSFKGVKAINNISFAVRQGEICALIGPNGAGKSSLLNVINGVYKPDEGTITYAGEYRKNMKPHHAAARGIARTFQNIALFKGMSVLDNVLTGRNLQVRSSWVEQIFNVGRASREAVIQRQAAEKIIEFLKIQPWRTSLVGNLPYGLQKRVELGRALAAQPKLLLLDEPMAGMNNEEKQEMCRFILDTQQEFGTTIVLIEHDISVVMSLSDHVVVLDYGKKIGDGTPDEVRNNPDVISAYLGTKH, from the coding sequence ATGAATACTACCAATATTTTATTGAGTCTGGACAACATATCACTTTCTTTCAAAGGGGTAAAAGCTATCAATAATATTAGTTTTGCTGTCAGGCAAGGTGAAATATGCGCATTGATAGGCCCAAACGGTGCTGGAAAAAGTTCATTATTGAATGTGATTAACGGTGTGTATAAACCCGATGAAGGCACAATCACTTATGCGGGTGAATATCGGAAAAATATGAAACCTCATCATGCGGCTGCGCGGGGTATAGCACGTACTTTCCAAAATATTGCTTTATTTAAAGGCATGAGTGTGTTGGATAACGTATTGACCGGACGCAATTTACAGGTAAGAAGTAGTTGGGTTGAACAAATTTTTAATGTAGGTCGGGCATCAAGAGAAGCTGTCATACAGAGACAAGCAGCCGAGAAAATTATTGAGTTTCTTAAAATTCAGCCATGGCGTACTAGTTTGGTAGGCAATTTACCGTATGGTTTGCAAAAGAGGGTAGAGCTGGGTCGGGCATTGGCCGCCCAACCTAAATTGCTATTACTGGACGAGCCTATGGCCGGCATGAATAACGAAGAGAAACAGGAAATGTGTCGTTTTATTCTGGACACCCAGCAGGAGTTTGGTACCACTATTGTGCTGATTGAACACGATATCAGCGTAGTCATGTCGCTTTCTGATCATGTCGTCGTTTTAGATTATGGTAAAAAAATTGGCGATGGTACCCCTGATGAAGTTCGAAATAATCCAGACGTTATTTCAGCCTATCTGGGTACTAAACATTAA
- a CDS encoding chaperone modulator CbpM yields MQPTENTLDAIVEDDGLTLNELATLCAVDTEWLIVHIEEGILQPLPEHTHEWRFPSTALLRVKRIWVFERDFDAVPELAALAADMQEEISKLKRRLQLAGIE; encoded by the coding sequence ATGCAGCCAACTGAAAATACCCTGGATGCCATTGTGGAAGACGATGGTTTAACTCTGAACGAATTAGCAACACTCTGTGCAGTCGATACTGAGTGGCTTATTGTACATATTGAAGAAGGTATTCTGCAACCGTTACCTGAGCATACCCACGAATGGCGATTTCCGAGCACCGCCCTGTTAAGAGTAAAACGTATTTGGGTTTTCGAACGCGACTTCGATGCCGTGCCAGAACTGGCCGCCTTGGCGGCAGATATGCAGGAAGAAATATCTAAACTGAAACGGCGTCTGCAGCTGGCAGGTATTGAGTGA
- a CDS encoding histidine kinase: MNPKWDGIERRQNLRTEAETLVARFYPEQLDNHELPEKLLHELMVHKVELELQNEELRLNYISMQEMRDRYLDLYDFAPVGYITLNLNGLISEINLTGLALFDFDRTQMLNSKFTNRVANEEQDRWYLFFSKIMASATGEKQYLDLTLRRADESTFYTRLECLRWGTSDSQAVLRIALTEINTLETVVKVAV, encoded by the coding sequence ATGAACCCAAAATGGGATGGTATCGAACGACGCCAGAATTTAAGAACCGAAGCTGAAACCCTAGTTGCACGTTTTTATCCTGAACAACTGGACAATCATGAATTACCCGAAAAACTACTACATGAACTCATGGTACATAAAGTCGAATTGGAGCTTCAAAATGAAGAGCTAAGACTAAACTACATTTCAATGCAGGAAATGCGTGATCGATATTTGGATCTTTATGATTTTGCCCCAGTGGGATACATCACTCTCAACCTTAATGGACTGATTAGCGAAATTAACCTAACCGGTTTAGCTTTATTTGATTTTGATCGAACCCAGATGCTTAATTCTAAATTTACTAATCGAGTTGCAAACGAAGAGCAAGATCGCTGGTATTTATTTTTCAGCAAAATAATGGCTTCGGCAACCGGTGAAAAGCAATACCTGGATTTGACATTGAGACGTGCCGACGAATCAACGTTCTATACTAGACTAGAATGTCTACGCTGGGGTACATCTGACAGCCAAGCAGTGTTACGTATCGCACTAACAGAAATAAATACTCTTGAAACAGTCGTTAAGGTCGCCGTATAG
- a CDS encoding outer membrane protein transport protein: MTLFKYHNKTAITSALYFLSFVVGATDGYFENGYGTRSKGLAGADVAFSQDAISAALNPAGLTSVGDRLDIEGEFFSPLRQYNASGGNGTGFQLTDGVHQSNKNYYLIPTLGWSKKLDDTQSIGLAIYGNGGMNTDYAHVTNQNGSTGVFYSGRTGVDMAQGFLQGTYAHSFDHGRYSLGLSPILAVEYFEAQGLGSFGQQGYSSAPNQLSNNGREYSFGVGYKVGGQAELVTGVRLGVSYKSRTYMSQLKDYAGLFTGQGSFDIPSSLDTGLSWAVTDAVTTAFDVQQIFYSEINAVGNPLQPLLSGAKLGAGNGPGFGWKDMTVYKFGTQWKQSDQLTLRGGLSYGHQPIPSSQVLFNILAPAVQEWHIDGGFSYKLANKDELSFAFMYSPQASVSGANPLSPGQNIALSMTQYSLSLGWSRQF, from the coding sequence ATGACATTGTTTAAATATCACAACAAAACGGCAATTACTTCAGCTTTGTATTTTTTATCGTTTGTGGTTGGAGCGACTGATGGTTATTTTGAAAATGGTTACGGTACGCGTAGCAAAGGATTAGCAGGTGCTGACGTTGCGTTTTCACAGGACGCCATTTCTGCTGCGCTAAATCCTGCCGGATTAACATCTGTTGGCGACCGTCTCGATATTGAAGGCGAGTTCTTCAGCCCACTTCGACAATACAATGCCAGTGGTGGAAATGGCACAGGGTTTCAACTTACCGATGGTGTTCATCAAAGTAACAAAAACTATTACCTTATACCGACACTGGGTTGGAGTAAGAAGTTGGATGATACCCAATCTATAGGTTTGGCTATATATGGTAATGGTGGCATGAATACGGATTATGCTCACGTTACCAATCAAAATGGCAGTACCGGGGTATTTTATAGTGGCAGAACGGGTGTTGATATGGCGCAGGGATTTTTACAAGGCACCTATGCACACTCTTTTGACCATGGTCGTTATTCACTCGGCTTGTCGCCAATATTAGCAGTCGAATATTTCGAAGCCCAAGGTCTTGGCTCCTTTGGTCAACAAGGCTATTCCTCCGCACCGAATCAATTAAGTAATAATGGACGTGAATATTCGTTTGGTGTTGGTTACAAAGTGGGTGGTCAGGCCGAGTTAGTCACGGGTGTACGTTTGGGCGTGTCTTACAAAAGCCGCACTTATATGTCGCAACTTAAGGATTATGCAGGTCTGTTCACTGGTCAAGGTAGCTTTGATATCCCCTCTAGTCTAGATACAGGTTTGTCCTGGGCGGTAACCGACGCAGTGACCACTGCATTTGATGTACAGCAAATTTTCTATAGCGAGATTAATGCGGTTGGAAACCCCTTACAACCCTTACTGAGTGGTGCTAAATTGGGTGCAGGCAATGGACCGGGTTTTGGCTGGAAGGATATGACTGTCTATAAATTCGGCACACAATGGAAACAAAGCGATCAATTGACTTTGCGGGGTGGTTTAAGTTATGGTCACCAACCTATTCCCAGCTCTCAGGTTCTATTTAATATATTGGCACCGGCAGTTCAGGAATGGCATATAGACGGGGGCTTTAGTTACAAACTAGCCAACAAGGATGAATTGAGTTTTGCTTTTATGTATTCGCCCCAAGCTAGCGTTTCAGGCGCAAACCCACTCTCTCCTGGTCAAAATATTGCTTTATCCATGACGCAATATTCCTTAAGCCTAGGCTGGTCAAGACAATTTTAA
- a CDS encoding branched-chain amino acid ABC transporter permease: protein MLYRESGQFSTSYAAERRLFRLYQERIAFILLLAVAFLLVPFIGNDYWFSAILIPFLVLSLAGLGLNLLTGYAGQLSLGSAAFMAVGAFAAYNFNLRIEGMPFLISLILGGITAGLTGVVFGLPSLRIKGFYILVATLAAQFFVQWVFTNFAWFSNNSSSGVITAPPLIIFGWDLSSPVGRYLLTLSVVVALSLLASNIVRSELGRNWMAVRDMDTAAAVIGISIPKTKLLAFAISSFYLGIAGSLWAFTYLGTVEPHGFDLTRSFQILFIIIIGGMGSILGNFLGAAFIVLFPVFLSNISSGLFAGIVDVGQLENIQKIIFGVLIIFFLIKEPNGLAKIWQTFKQVMHVWPLRF, encoded by the coding sequence ATGTTGTATAGAGAATCTGGACAGTTTAGTACAAGTTATGCCGCAGAAAGACGCTTGTTTCGTTTGTACCAAGAACGAATAGCCTTTATTTTACTATTGGCAGTAGCTTTTCTGTTAGTGCCTTTTATAGGAAATGACTACTGGTTTAGCGCTATTTTGATTCCCTTTCTAGTGCTCTCATTGGCTGGTTTAGGTTTGAATTTGCTAACCGGCTACGCCGGACAGTTATCGTTAGGCTCAGCAGCATTTATGGCTGTGGGTGCTTTTGCAGCCTATAACTTTAATTTGCGCATTGAAGGAATGCCGTTTTTAATCAGTTTGATATTGGGTGGTATTACCGCAGGTTTAACTGGTGTGGTGTTTGGTTTGCCCAGTTTAAGAATAAAAGGCTTCTATATTCTGGTGGCGACCCTGGCTGCACAATTCTTTGTGCAATGGGTGTTTACCAATTTTGCCTGGTTTTCAAACAATAGTTCGTCTGGAGTCATTACCGCTCCACCTTTAATTATTTTCGGCTGGGATTTAAGTTCACCAGTGGGCAGATACTTGTTGACCTTAAGCGTGGTTGTAGCCCTAAGCTTATTGGCTAGCAATATAGTACGTAGTGAACTGGGTAGAAATTGGATGGCGGTAAGAGATATGGATACGGCGGCAGCGGTCATCGGCATATCCATACCTAAAACTAAATTACTGGCGTTTGCGATTAGTTCCTTTTATCTGGGGATTGCGGGTTCTTTATGGGCTTTTACTTATCTGGGTACTGTGGAACCACATGGTTTTGATTTGACACGCTCTTTTCAGATTTTATTCATCATTATTATTGGTGGTATGGGCAGTATTCTGGGTAATTTTTTAGGTGCTGCATTCATCGTTTTATTTCCGGTGTTTCTTTCAAATATTTCATCGGGCTTGTTTGCAGGAATCGTGGATGTAGGGCAATTAGAAAATATTCAGAAGATTATTTTTGGCGTATTAATCATATTTTTTCTAATTAAAGAACCTAATGGGCTTGCAAAAATATGGCAGACATTTAAACAAGTCATGCATGTTTGGCCGCTGCGGTTCTAA
- a CDS encoding DnaJ C-terminal domain-containing protein gives MQYKDYYQILGVARDALQSDIKKAFRKLARKFHPDVSKEADAETRMKEINEAYAVLYDTEKRAAYDQLGQNHQPGEEFQPPPNWDAGFEFTGADSADYGSFFSELFGRMGTGRKQTAAGDSRHFDSHGEDHHAKIMLDLEDAFHGATRQITLRTPRMDAQGRVGLVEHSLNVKIPQGVYENQIIRLAGQGGPGMGNGKAGDLLLELHFNPHPQFRIDGSNLYMKLSVTPWEAALGALIPISLFGSELKVRIPADTQSGQQLRLRGKGIPSKTPGDLILDIQLVLPSSTNPKAREIYERMASELAFDPRATHRR, from the coding sequence TTGCAATATAAAGATTATTACCAAATTTTAGGGGTAGCGCGAGATGCACTGCAATCCGATATTAAAAAAGCATTTCGTAAATTAGCTCGAAAATTCCATCCCGATGTTTCCAAGGAAGCAGATGCGGAAACGCGCATGAAAGAAATTAATGAAGCCTATGCGGTTTTGTATGATACGGAAAAACGGGCTGCTTACGACCAATTGGGGCAGAATCATCAACCTGGCGAAGAATTTCAACCACCACCAAACTGGGATGCCGGTTTCGAGTTTACCGGAGCAGATAGTGCCGATTATGGCAGTTTTTTTAGTGAACTATTTGGTCGTATGGGCACAGGCCGAAAACAAACGGCTGCTGGCGATAGCCGCCATTTCGACAGCCATGGCGAGGATCACCATGCCAAAATAATGCTCGATCTGGAAGATGCTTTTCATGGTGCTACCCGCCAAATAACCTTGCGTACACCGCGCATGGATGCCCAAGGTCGAGTCGGTCTGGTTGAGCATAGCTTGAATGTTAAAATCCCACAGGGTGTTTACGAAAATCAGATTATCCGCTTGGCAGGACAAGGCGGACCGGGCATGGGTAATGGTAAAGCAGGCGACCTGTTGCTGGAACTACATTTTAATCCTCACCCGCAATTTCGTATTGATGGCAGTAATCTGTACATGAAGTTATCAGTAACGCCTTGGGAAGCCGCTTTAGGTGCATTAATACCTATCAGTTTATTTGGTAGCGAACTAAAGGTACGCATTCCTGCCGACACTCAAAGCGGACAACAGTTACGCTTACGCGGCAAAGGCATTCCTAGTAAAACACCGGGTGATTTAATACTGGATATACAGCTGGTTTTGCCTTCTTCAACCAACCCAAAAGCACGGGAAATATACGAGCGCATGGCTAGTGAACTGGCCTTTGACCCACGCGCCACCCACCGGAGATAA
- a CDS encoding ABC transporter ATP-binding protein, which produces MSVTPILQIHNIEVIYENVILAVKNISLTVAQNTIVALLGANGAGKSTTLKAISGLANAQRGEIVDGRIEYQGKNITAATPSHLVATGLVQVLEGRHCFPHLTVEENLLTGGFIHKPTKQKLIQQLELIYHYFPRLKLLRKNLAGYTSGGEQQMVAIGRALMSEPKLVLLDEPSMGLAPQIVEEIFEIVKNLRDANNVSFLVAEQNAAVALRYVDYAYVLENGLISNEGDPQKINQSGGLLASYLGV; this is translated from the coding sequence ATGTCTGTAACGCCCATTTTACAGATTCACAATATTGAAGTTATTTATGAGAATGTCATTTTAGCTGTCAAAAACATCTCGCTTACTGTTGCACAAAATACCATTGTTGCCCTTTTAGGTGCTAATGGTGCAGGCAAAAGCACAACGCTTAAAGCCATTTCCGGCTTAGCCAATGCCCAACGTGGAGAAATAGTCGATGGCAGAATTGAGTACCAAGGTAAAAATATTACCGCAGCCACGCCGTCTCATTTAGTAGCAACAGGGCTTGTGCAAGTCTTGGAAGGTAGGCATTGTTTTCCTCATTTAACAGTAGAGGAAAATTTACTGACTGGAGGGTTTATACATAAGCCTACTAAACAAAAGCTTATACAACAATTAGAGTTAATCTACCATTATTTCCCCAGGCTAAAATTGTTGAGAAAAAACCTGGCTGGGTACACGTCGGGTGGGGAGCAACAGATGGTGGCAATTGGTAGAGCATTGATGAGTGAACCTAAACTGGTACTCCTTGATGAACCCTCAATGGGGCTAGCACCGCAAATTGTCGAAGAAATTTTTGAGATAGTTAAAAATCTAAGAGATGCAAACAATGTTAGTTTTCTGGTTGCCGAACAAAACGCAGCAGTGGCGCTTAGGTATGTGGATTATGCTTATGTATTGGAAAATGGCTTAATCAGTAATGAAGGCGACCCGCAAAAAATCAATCAATCGGGCGGGCTTTTGGCATCTTATTTGGGTGTGTAA